The Enterobacter mori genomic interval GTTGGTTTCAGTAAGAATGGACAGGCTGATGAGCTGGCTGTTTTTCTTCGCCAGCTCCTGCTTGTTATTTTTAAGCGCCTCAGCCTGCGTCCCGATGGTGTGACCGGCATTGTTAAGCCGCCATGACTGCCAGCCCAGCAATGCCAGCACCAGAGCCAGGATCACCGCCAGCGCGCGCGTCATGCCCCTGCCCCTTTAAGACACCAGGCAAGCTCACGGGCGCGCCTGTTTTCCAGCCCTTTACTCCTTTGACCATTTACATAAATCCAGCGGGGGAGCTGGTTGCACGCCTGCCACCATTGCTGGCGATTGATGTAAGAAACCATTGTTGACCGGCAGATTGCCCCCGTTCCGACATTAAAGCCGATACTGATCAGGGCATCGTAAACATGCTGAGGTGGCTTAACCTGCAGGCAGGCTTCAATCCTTTTTTCCGTCAGCAACACGTTATTAATCAGCCCCTGCGCGGCCTGTCGCTCCGTTATGGTTTTGCCCGGCACTACCCCGGACGTATTGCCGATCCCGTCAGTCCAGACCCCGGCGCTGCACTGGTACGGCTGCAGGCGGCACCCTTCGAAATCAGCAATCAGTTTCAGCCCCTCGACGGAAGTATGAAGCGACTGAAAGCCCGGCAGCGTGGCGGCAATCGCCAGCACCGCGCCGACCAGGCAACGCTTAACGATTGAAGGACTCATATTCCCCCCTGGATATTCTGCCGTCCCGCAGCAGCTGGTAGGCTTTCCAGCGTAAATAACAGGTCACCGCTGCAGTAATAATCCCCAGCGCAAGACCGGTAATGGTCGATACATCTTTAAGAGACAAATCGCCGAGCCATGCCAGAAGCAGGGCAACGCAGTAAGTGATAAAGGCGCTGATTCGTTCAAGCGTCATAGTTCAGTCCCATAACTGGACAGTCTGCGCAGTGGTTGACGCCGTGATATCCGGCAGCTCCACCTGCAGCCCGTGCGGTAAAAAGGGGCCATATTCAGCCAGCCCCGG includes:
- a CDS encoding lysozyme, whose amino-acid sequence is MSPSIVKRCLVGAVLAIAATLPGFQSLHTSVEGLKLIADFEGCRLQPYQCSAGVWTDGIGNTSGVVPGKTITERQAAQGLINNVLLTEKRIEACLQVKPPQHVYDALISIGFNVGTGAICRSTMVSYINRQQWWQACNQLPRWIYVNGQRSKGLENRRARELAWCLKGAGA
- a CDS encoding tail protein X gives rise to the protein MKVRAHQYDTVDALCWRHYGRTQGVTEQVLQANPGLAEYGPFLPHGLQVELPDITASTTAQTVQLWD